The genomic stretch GCGTAGCTGCTCGGTCCTTTTTGGACGTATCATGCGGCACATTAACATGAATGTGTGCATAATTTCCGTTTACTGTAACCATCTGCGGGTTGATCCCAGATGAATCAATAACAGCTTGACGAATCATATCCTGGTCATCAGACAGATCAAAACGCGTAGTGTTCATCGTCCGATAATCATTTGGATTCATGTTCGTGTCATAGCTGTAGTTGGTTCGTGGTTCGTTTTTGGTTAGGTGGTAATTGATAATCCCATGACCAAACAGGTTATCCCGAATATCCCGTTTATCTTCATGAGCGGCAGGCTCAATTTTAGCCCCTTCTTCTTTATAAGACTGCATAGGTGAACATGCTGTTGTTACCAATAGTGCAAAAAGCGGCGCATACATTGCCTTTTTCACTATAAACACCTCCCATATCGTTAGGATTTCCTGTTTAGGAGGTGATTATGTTATGTTGATAGCCGTTTCTAGGAGGATGATTATCAAACGTATGAAGCTTAAATCCAAAAGTTTTAGCCTTCAATCCATAAATTTCTTCTTTCAATCCACAAGTTTTGGCCATTTATCCACGAGTCGACACACCGCGACATTTTTCGACTTCACCTGTATGCTACCGCAGTTCTACCAACATCAAAAAAAGCCCGAGAACACAAAGCTCCCGGACAATATCGTATCAAACCTTTATTTCAACCGACCTTCTAAGCCCTCTGCGCTTGATAGGAGGTTTCTTTTCTTTCCTGGTACTTCATGACAATGGCGGCAGCGCGGTTCATATGACTCGGATGCTCCCACTAGAATCACTGGATCATCGTAAGAAGCAGGTCTGTTATCGATCAAACGCTGTGTACGGCTCGCAGGTGATCCACAAACCATGCAGATCGCTTGAAGCTTTGTCACATGTTCAGCAAGAGCCATCATTTTTGGAACGGGTCCGAACGGCTCGCCTTTAAAGTCTTGATCGAGTCCTGCAACGATCACGCGCAGTCCTTGATCCGCTAATTCTTGAGCAACTGGAATGATATCTTCATCAAAGAATTGCACTTCGTCGATCGCTACGACTTCGGTTTCAGGCAATACATTTTTTAAGATCTCTACAGAACGTCCGACTGGTTCAGCCATAACAGCTGTTCCGTTATGAGAAACAACCGATTCTTCGCTATAGCGGTTATCGATCAGCGGCTTAAACACCTGTACTTTTTGCTTTGCATACGTCGCTCTTCTTACGCGGCGAATTAGTTCTTCTGATTTACCAGAGAACATGCTGCCGCAGATCAATTCGATCCAGCCATTTTGATTCATCACATACATGGCCTGCTCCCCCTTTCGCAACAATCTTTTCCTTAGTATGTACAAAATGTATGATGTTTTACCATACATAAACGTTCGGTACGGGAGTGCTTGACTCCTTTTAAGGCGTATAAAAAACCCGGTCCATCAAAACAGTTACCGAGTTCTTGTTTTCTATAAAATACAAAAGAAAAAAGGGCAAGAAAGACTCCTGCCCTTTTACTTGCAACAAATTACTTAAGGTTGTATTTCTTCTTAAAGCGGTCAACACGTCCACCAACATCAGAGAACTTCTGACGTCCTGTGTAGAACGGGTGAGTGTCAGAACTAACATCCACTTTGATTACTGGATATTCGTTACCGTCTTCCCACTTCATTGTTTCGCTTGAAGACAAAGTTGATCCTGAAAGGAAACTAAATCCGCTTTGAGCGTCAACAAAGATAACCTTTTTATAATTCGGATGAATTCCTTGTTTCATTCTAATTCCACTCCTTCTGCCCTGTTTCCTATGCGGAAGCAGAGTTATAAACACATAAAAATAGTATAACAGGGACAAAACCCATTTGCAACCATACTTTTTCGTTAGTTTGTTACGGGTTTAGCTCGCTTTGGCGTTCCCTTTTTCTCACTTTCAAACAGCTCGAAAAACTCTTCGTTATTCTCCGTTTTACGCATACGTTTCATGAACTTATCTACGAAATCGAACGAGTCATCCATCGTTTTACGGATTGACCATAGTGCCTCAAGATGATCTTTCGCGATAAGCATCTCTTCTTTTCTCGTTCCAGAACGGCGAATGTCGATCGCAGGGAAAATACGGCGCTCAGCCAGCTTACGATCTAAGTGAAGCTCCATGTTTCCTGTTCCTTTAAACTCCTCGTAGATCACATCATCCATACGAGATCCCGTATCCACTAGTGCTGTTGCTAAAATCGTTAAGCTTCCACCTTCTTCAATGTTACGAGCTGCACCGAAGAAACGCTTCGGACGGTGGAATGCAGCAGGATCGATACCACCAGATAGCGTACGGCCGCTTGGTGGAATAACGAGGTTATATGCACGAGCTAGACGAGTAATGCTATCTAATAAAATCACAACATCCTTCTTGTGCTCAACTAAACGCATCGCACGCTCTAATACGAGCTCTGCTACTTTAATATGGTTTTCTGGTACTTCATCAAACGTTGAACTAACAACGTCTCCTTTTACAGAGCGCTCGATATCGGTTACTTCCTCAGGACGCTCATCAATAAGCAAGACGATCAGCTCTACTTGCGGGTTGTTCGTTGTCACACTGTGTGCGATTTCTTTCAGCAAGCTTGTCTTACCCGCTTTTGGAGGAGCGACGATCAGACCACGCTGACCAAAACCAACTGGCGCCATCATATCGATGATACGCGTTGATATGTTGTTGCTCGTTGTCTCCATAACCATTTTCTTTTCCGGATAAAGGGCCGTCAGTGCAGGGAAATGCACTCGTTCTTTAGCCGTTTCAGGGTCCTCACCATTAACCGCATTCACTTGTAAAAGTCCATAATAACGTTCGTTTTCCTTTGGAGGACGAACTTTTCCAGATACTTTATCTCCGTTTCTTAGATCGAATCGACGAATCTGTGAAGCTGAGATATAAATATCTTGAGAACTCGGTGAATAGTTGATCGGACGTAAGAAGCCGAATCCTTCGTTCGGAATGATCTCTAATACACCTTCCATAAAGGAATAACCATCAAGCTCTGCTTGTGCTTTCAAAATAGAAAACATCAATTCACGCTTTGTTAATTTACCGTAATACTGAATATTATATTGTTTGGCAAGCTCATAAAGCTCTTTTAATTTCTTTGTCTCTAATGTTGCTAAATCTATCCCCATAGTGACACCACGCTTTTCTATTAATAACATCTTTTTGTTTATGATTTAAATGGGATTTTTTTATGTTGGTTTGGTTTTGGTTTTTTTTAATGGAAGGAGTTCCTCTGAAAGTTAAGGGTATTAGTGGGTATGAAGAAAATATTAACCTAATGAATCATACTTCTTATTTTAACCACATATTGAGTCTTTAATCAAGCAACAGAAACTCGGTAGCAAATGACTTCTAACGAGAATTTACAATACATGCTGAGCTTTTGCAACTGAAATTAAGATTAATTCATGTAATTGTAACGGAAAGACCGGACGAATTTGTCCGGCCTTCCCGCTTATTTATGGTTTGATTACAAGATCTGGTTTCTTCTTCAAGCTGTGTCTTCCATCGATAAATCGTACGGTTCCTGATTTTGCACGCATAACTACGGATTGTGTTGTACCTGTTGATCCGTCAAAACGTACTCCCTTTAAAAGCTCTCCGTCTGTAACGCCTGTTGCAGCAAAGATCGCGTCGTCGCCTTTTACAAGGTCGTCCATGTACAATACACGGTTCACGTCGTCGATACCCATGCGTTTGCAGCGTTCTAATTCTTCGTCGTTTTGAGGAAGAAGCTTTCCTTGAAGTTCTCCGCCAAGGCATTTTAACGCAACGGCTGCGATTACGCCTTCTGGAGCTCCTCCTGAACCGAATAAAATATCAACACCCGTATCGTCAAACGCCGTATTAATCGCTGCTGCTACGTCGCCATCAGAAATCAGCTTGATACGTGCACCCGCCTCACGGATATCTTGAATGATCTTTTCGTGACGAGGTCGGTCTAGGATAACCGCTACCAAGTCTTCGATATTTTTATTTTTCGCTTCTGCTACTGCTCGTAAGTTATCAATAACAGGTGCGTTGATGTCAATCTTCCCGACACTCTCACGACCAACTGCAATCTTGTCCATGTACATGTCTGGTGCATGAAGCAAGTTTCCGTGGTCTGCGATCGCTAGAACAGCTAAAGCGTTCCACGTTCCGGATGCCACGATGTTCGTTCCTTCTAAAGGATCAACTGCTACGTCTACGCGAGGACCATAGCCTGTCCCTAATTTTTCTCCGATATAAAGCATAGGAGCTTCATCCATCTCGCCTTCACCGATCACAACTGTTCCTTTCATTGGAACCGTATCAAAAACGTTACGCATCGCAGTTGTTGCTGCATCATCCGCTTCGTCTTTCTTTCCTCTTCCCATCCAACGTGCTGATGCAAGAGCCGCCGCTTCTGTTACACGAACAAGCTCCATCGATAAACTTCTCTCCATGTTTGTTCCCTCCCCATACTTTAACCGCTTACATAATTATCCTGAAGAAAAATCACCAGGTGATGGTGATTTCTCGTTTTAACTTATGAATTCTTAAGCTCTTCCATCTCTTCCGCACCTAAGCTCTCACGCCACACTTTAGCACCAAGTCCTTTTAACTTATCAACTAAAGATTCATAGCCGCGATCGATGTGCTCAAGTCCAGAGATCTCTGTAACTCCTTCAGCCATCAGACCCGCTACTACAAGCGCTGCTCCAGCACGAAGGTCAGAAGCTTTTACTTTTGCGCCTTCAAGCTTCGCTGGCCCATTTATTATAGCAGAACGTCCTTCTACTTTCACATTCGCTCCCATACGACGAAGTTCATCGATATGTTTGAAACGTGCACTGTAGATCGTATCTGTGACAATGCTCGTTCCTTCTGAGCTAGTTAAAAGTGAAGTGAACGGCTGCTGAAGATCCGTCGGAAACCCTGGATAGACGAGCGTTTTGATGTCAACGCTCTTCAGTGGATCTTTACCCCGATAAACGAGAACTTGATCGTCTTTTGTTTCGATATATACACCCATCTCTCTCAGTTTCGCAATGAGAGATTCTAAGTGTAGAGGAATCACGTTATCTAACAATACTTGCTGACCCATTGATGCAGCTAGAATCATGTAAGTTCCTGCTTCAATACGGTCAGGAATGATTGAGTGACGGCAGCCATGCATCTCATCGACACCATCGATACGAATAACATCTGTTCCTGCTCCTTTGATCTTAGCACCCATGCTTGTTAAAAGAGTAGCCACATCAATGATCTCAGGTTCTTTTGCTGCGTTTTCAATGATCGTTTGACCTTTTGCTCTTACTGCTGCGAGCATGATGTTGATGGTCGCACCAACACTAACTACGTCTAAGTAGATTCGTGCACCAACGAGCTCGTCCGCGCGAAGATAAATGGCACCTTGCTCGTTCGTTACTTTTGCACCTAACGCTTCAAAGCCTTTGATGTGCTGATCGATCGGACGAGGTCCTAGATTACAGCCTCCTGGCAATCCAATGACCGCTTTTTTGAAACGACCAAGCATCGCACCCATCAGATAGTAAGAAGCACGAAGCTTTTTCACTTTTCCGCTTGGCAAAGGCATCGCAATCATTTTTTCAGGGTTAACCGTTAGAGTCTGATTCTCATCCAGGTAAGCTTCCCCTCCGATTTCCTCTAACAGATCACGTAGAATACGAACGTCTGATATGTTAGGCAAACCTTCAATGGTAACGGTAGATTCTGCTAATATCGTCGCGGGGATCAACGCCACCGCACTGTTTTTTGCTCCGCTTATATGGACCGTTCCTTCTAGAGGATAGCCCCCTTCAATCATCAGTTTTTCCATGGTAAACTCCTTTCAGTAAGAGTCACAAAAGTTGTGATTGTGTTACCTTTTTAGATAGTACTATTATTTACCAATATTTTCTTTTCATGTATGAAAATTTGAGTGTTTAAGGTAGCTTTATTTGAGAGTAGTCGATTTCCGCTCCAGGTTGCGCGCTTTCCATGGGGCGAACGGTGAGCCTCCTGCCGCTTTGCGCCATTAGGAGTCTCCACCAGTCCACTCGTCCCATAGGAGTCGGCAACCTTCCGCTACAATCAACTTGCAATGAAGATGAAAAAACAAAACTAAAAGGACGTACTTTTCTAAAAGAAAATCACTTTCAAATCTTGTCTTCTATGAACGTTGATTGAAGTGTAAGATGCGAGACTCCTGTGGGACAGGCGGGCAGTCCTCAAAGTGGAAGTGGCTCGTTAAGCCCCGACAAGCAAAAGTTGAATGGGCTAGGAAGGCGTACTTTGCCTTCTTGACCGTTTAACTTTTGACCTCGAGGGGCTAGCCACTGTAACTAGCCAGGTGAGACACTTAAGAGTGAAACGTCCGAATGTGGCTC from Bacillus sp. E(2018) encodes the following:
- a CDS encoding thymidine kinase: MYVMNQNGWIELICGSMFSGKSEELIRRVRRATYAKQKVQVFKPLIDNRYSEESVVSHNGTAVMAEPVGRSVEILKNVLPETEVVAIDEVQFFDEDIIPVAQELADQGLRVIVAGLDQDFKGEPFGPVPKMMALAEHVTKLQAICMVCGSPASRTQRLIDNRPASYDDPVILVGASESYEPRCRHCHEVPGKKRNLLSSAEGLEGRLK
- a CDS encoding type B 50S ribosomal protein L31; protein product: MKQGIHPNYKKVIFVDAQSGFSFLSGSTLSSSETMKWEDGNEYPVIKVDVSSDTHPFYTGRQKFSDVGGRVDRFKKKYNLK
- the rho gene encoding transcription termination factor Rho; the encoded protein is MGIDLATLETKKLKELYELAKQYNIQYYGKLTKRELMFSILKAQAELDGYSFMEGVLEIIPNEGFGFLRPINYSPSSQDIYISASQIRRFDLRNGDKVSGKVRPPKENERYYGLLQVNAVNGEDPETAKERVHFPALTALYPEKKMVMETTSNNISTRIIDMMAPVGFGQRGLIVAPPKAGKTSLLKEIAHSVTTNNPQVELIVLLIDERPEEVTDIERSVKGDVVSSTFDEVPENHIKVAELVLERAMRLVEHKKDVVILLDSITRLARAYNLVIPPSGRTLSGGIDPAAFHRPKRFFGAARNIEEGGSLTILATALVDTGSRMDDVIYEEFKGTGNMELHLDRKLAERRIFPAIDIRRSGTRKEEMLIAKDHLEALWSIRKTMDDSFDFVDKFMKRMRKTENNEEFFELFESEKKGTPKRAKPVTN
- the glpX gene encoding class II fructose-bisphosphatase, coding for MERSLSMELVRVTEAAALASARWMGRGKKDEADDAATTAMRNVFDTVPMKGTVVIGEGEMDEAPMLYIGEKLGTGYGPRVDVAVDPLEGTNIVASGTWNALAVLAIADHGNLLHAPDMYMDKIAVGRESVGKIDINAPVIDNLRAVAEAKNKNIEDLVAVILDRPRHEKIIQDIREAGARIKLISDGDVAAAINTAFDDTGVDILFGSGGAPEGVIAAVALKCLGGELQGKLLPQNDEELERCKRMGIDDVNRVLYMDDLVKGDDAIFAATGVTDGELLKGVRFDGSTGTTQSVVMRAKSGTVRFIDGRHSLKKKPDLVIKP
- a CDS encoding UDP-N-acetylglucosamine 1-carboxyvinyltransferase; translated protein: MEKLMIEGGYPLEGTVHISGAKNSAVALIPATILAESTVTIEGLPNISDVRILRDLLEEIGGEAYLDENQTLTVNPEKMIAMPLPSGKVKKLRASYYLMGAMLGRFKKAVIGLPGGCNLGPRPIDQHIKGFEALGAKVTNEQGAIYLRADELVGARIYLDVVSVGATINIMLAAVRAKGQTIIENAAKEPEIIDVATLLTSMGAKIKGAGTDVIRIDGVDEMHGCRHSIIPDRIEAGTYMILAASMGQQVLLDNVIPLHLESLIAKLREMGVYIETKDDQVLVYRGKDPLKSVDIKTLVYPGFPTDLQQPFTSLLTSSEGTSIVTDTIYSARFKHIDELRRMGANVKVEGRSAIINGPAKLEGAKVKASDLRAGAALVVAGLMAEGVTEISGLEHIDRGYESLVDKLKGLGAKVWRESLGAEEMEELKNS